One region of Zingiber officinale cultivar Zhangliang chromosome 7B, Zo_v1.1, whole genome shotgun sequence genomic DNA includes:
- the LOC122005356 gene encoding uncharacterized protein LOC122005356 — MAAGAASSTSGIFASICLLQSAMAATCGALMMFYLNEIAVVGHGQETARKLQGSTPHDQLLIQTSDSFAGFLLFAIGLLLFMVSFVKDRDFQAFFAKGCILLHGAMALWRLFFERRLEDLARVWPRQIVGDLVLGLSWVLFLVYSWREKYD, encoded by the coding sequence ATGGCTGCCGGAGCGGCTTCATCGACGTCTGGGATCTTCGCTTCGATCTGCTTGCTGCAGTCAGCGATGGCGGCGACCTGCGGCGCGCTGATGATGTTCTACTTGAACGAGATCGCGGTGGTCGGGCACGGGCAGGAGACGGCGCGGAAGCTGCAGGGGTCGACGCCGCACGACCAGCTGCTAATCCAGACCTCCGACTCCTTCGCTGGCTTCCTCCTCTTTGCCATCGGGCTACTCCTCTTCATGGTCTCCTTCGTCAAAGACCGTGACTTCCAGGCCTTCTTCGCCAAGGGTTGCATCCTCCTGCACGGTGCCATGGCCCTTTGGCGTCTCTTCTTCGAGCGCCGCCTCGAGGACCTCGCACGTGTCTGGCCCCGCCAGATCGTTGGCGACCTCGTCCTCGGTCTCTCCTGGGTTCTCTTCCTTGTGTACTCTTGGAGAGAGAAATACGACTGA
- the LOC122005355 gene encoding serine/threonine-protein kinase BLUS1-like, translating into MTTAYPLDPKSYRLLYEVGSGVSAVVYKAACLHHPSSSPVVAIKSIDLERSRANLDDVRREAKAMALLSHPNVLRAHCSFTVDRHLWVVMPFMAAGSLHSILASAFPAGLPEASIAFVLRDTLLALSYLHGQGHIHRDIKAGNILVDSDGSVKLADFGVSASIYESHSATASASASFFNDVAGTPYWMAPEVLHSHLGYGIKADIWSFGITALELAHGRPPLSHLPLSKSLMMKITNRLRFEDHHGCGGGGDLDKIKKKKFSKAFKDMVAACLCRDPSKRPSADKLLRHPFFKNCKSNEYFVKNVLHAVPAIHERCMEKMNNIEEVNIDYDHATTEGSASPLVKNRRISGWNFNENVLALDPVYPPDIDDKSCKEEDHHKEATAAKADQTEAADCHQDQEKTEAADAKKQQAMVVVKQTLVPNLASLLSSLELQRGMVMEVLSRCGRCCTVVDGGGGGKRPESEMVMMVNLRDQKLWEYINSLQRTVDDLKLQLLREMKRNADLEAALTIKLNSY; encoded by the exons ATGACGACGGCGTACCCACTGGATCCGAAGTCGTACCGGCTTCTTTACGAGGTGGGTAGCGGTGTGAGTGCGGTGGTGTACAAGGCGGCGTGCCTCCACCACCCGTCATCATCGCCGGTGGTGGCGATCAAGTCGATAGACTTGGAGAGGTCGCGCGCCAACCTGGACGACGTGCGTCGCGAGGCCAAGGCCATGGCCCTGCTCTCCCACCCCAACGTCCTCCGTGCCCACTGCTCCTTCACTGTCGACCGCCACCTGTGGGTCGTCATGCCTTTCATGGCCGCCGGGTCTCTCCACTCCATCCTCGCCTCCGCCTTCCCGGCCGGCCTCCCCGAGGCATCCATCGCCTTCGTCCTCCGCGATACCCTACTCGCTCTCTCCTACCTCCACGGCCAGGGACACATCCACCGCGACATTAAGGCCGGCAACATCCTCGTCGATTCAGACGGCTCCGTCAAGCTCGCCGACTTCGGCGTCTCCGCGTCCATCTACGAGTCCCACTCTGCCACCGCCTCTGCTTCCGCCTCCTTCTTTAACGACGTCGCCGGGACGCCGTACTGGATGGCGCCGGAGGTGTTGCACTCCCACCTCGGCTACGGCATCAAGGCCGACATCTGGTCCTTCGGCATCACCGCGCTGGAGCTCGCCCACGGCCGCCCGCCGCTCTCCCACCTCCCGCTCTCCAAGTCGCTCATGATGAAGATCACCAACCGCCTCCGCTTCGAGGACCATCACGGCTGCGGCGGCGGCGGGGATCTcgacaagatcaagaagaagaagttctcgAAGGCTTTCAAGGACATGGTGGCGGCCTGCCTCTGCCGAGACCCCTCCAAGAGGCCGTCCGCCGACAAGCTCCTCCGCCACCCTTTTTTCAAGAACTGCAAGTCCAACGAGTACTTCGTCAAGAACGTTTTGCATGCCGTCCCCGCCATCCACGAAAG atGTATGGAGAAGATGAACAACATCGAGGAAGTCAACATAGACTACGACCACGCTACCACCGAGGGCTCGGCGTCTCCTCTGGTCAAGAACCGCCGTATCAGCGGGTGGAACTTCAACGAGAACGTGCTGGCGCTGGACCCGGTGTACCCACCAGATATCGACGACAAGAGCTGCAAAGAAGAAGACCACCACAAGGAGGCGACGGCGGCGAAGGCGGACCAAACAGAGGCAGCAGATTGCCATCAAGATCAGGAGAAAACAGAGGCCGCAGATGCTAAGAAGCAGCAGGCGATGGTGGTGGTGAAGCAGACTCTGGTGCCGAACCTGGCGTCGCTGCTGAGCAGCCTGGAGTTGCAGCGGGGGATGGTGATGGAGGTGCTGTCGCGGTGCGGGCGCTGCTGCACGGTGGTCGACGGCGGAGGCGGGGGAAAGCGGCCGGAGTCGGAGATGGTGATGATGGTGAACCTCCGGGACCAGAAGCTGTGGGAGTACATCAACAGCCTGCAGCGCACCGTCGACGACCTCAAGCTGCAGCTGCTCAGGGAGATGAAGCGCAACGCAGACTTGGAGGCCGCTCtcacaattaaattaaactcCTACTAA
- the LOC122005358 gene encoding receptor like protein kinase S.2-like, producing MPTIPRLCYVVPAAGDADDGDRSLFYSAKSSIGKRPRRGNHRLCISACARAVLRWFCPRGRRCLCFRDNHRAVDPDSLCFEDIAGVHSLPHIHKAIIGSSPRIFCYSELYIGTNGFSDREILGSGGFGRVYRAVLPSESTVVAVKCVARCGDRFEKAFAAELVAVAQLRHRNLVRLRGWCVHDDQLLLVYDYMPNQSLDRFLFLPLAAGAKPLDWACRRRIVKGLAAALFYLHEQLDTQIIHRDVKSSNVMLDSEFNARLGDFGLARWLDHGDEVSETLIRSFSTTNYQFRLTETSRIGGTIGYIPPESFQKLRSNAATAKSDVFSFGIVVLEVATGRRAVDLSSPDDQIFLLDWIRRLADEGRCLDAVDQRLPDGTFSSSEMRRLIHLGLLCSLHDPHARPTMKWVMETLSSESNSADDLPSLPSFQSQPGYITFFPSTTTTSKPPTTISNFVTAANSTLFLTADDDGSDNRCQAGKKMPIVDTPQEIPYEEIAAITNNFSESQMVAEMDFGTGYRGYIDNRFPVLVKRLRMRTCPALRARFAGELHNLARLRHRHLVQLRGWCTEQGEMLVVYDYSTPSLLSHHLFHLRTAALPWRHRYHIVKCLASAVLYLHEEWEEQVIHRSITSSAVFLDPEMNPRLGAFALAEFLSRNSHGHFSGAPAAAARGIFGYMSPEYVETGEATTMADAYSFGMVVLEVVSGQMAVDFRRPEVLLVKKVWGLEARKRPLEELADGKLEGEFDREELTRLVKLGIACTRSNPERRPRMRQIVSILDGNDGLLKELRHKKEGRGDWEGKNAATLSMVRRIQALGIQ from the coding sequence ATGCCGACCATCCCGCGCCTCTGCTACGTTGTCCCCGCCGCCGGAGACGCAGATGACGGCGACCGCTCCCTGTTCTACTCCGCTAAATCTTCGATCGGGAAGCGTCCTCGTCGCGGAAATCATCGGCTCTGTATCTCTGCCTGCGCCCGCGCCGTCCTCCGCTGGTTCTGTCCCCGTGGCCGACGGTGCCTCTGCTTCCGTGATAATCACCGCGCCGTCGACCCCGACTCCCTCTGCTTCGAGGATATCGCCGGCGTGCACTCGCTACCACACATCCACAAGGCCATCATCGGTAGCAGCCCCCGGATTTTTTGCTACTCCGAGCTTTATATCGGGACCAACGGGTTTAGCGACAGGGAAATCCTCGGCAGCGGCGGCTTCGGGCGAGTGTACCGCGCGGTGCTTCCCAGCGAGAGCACTGTCGTGGCAGTCAAGTGCGTCGCTCGATGTGGCGATCGGTTCGAGAAGGCCTTCGCGGCGGAGCTAGTGGCCGTCGCTCAGCTTCGCCACCGCAACCTCGTCCGCCTCCGGGGATGGTGCGTCCATGACGACCAGCTTCTGTTGGTCTACGATTACATGCCTAACCAAAGCCTTGATCGCTTCCTCTTCCTTCCGCTCGCTGCCGGAGCGAAACCGCTCGACTGGGCGTGCCGTCGACGGATCGTGAAGGGCCTGGCGGCGGCCCTGTTCTACCTCCACGAGCAGCTCGACACGCAGATCATCCACCGCGACGTGAAGTCCAGCAACGTCATGCTCGACTCGGAGTTCAACGCCCGGCTCGGCGACTTTGGCCTCGCTCGGTGGCTAGATCACGGTGACGAAGTCTCTGAGACCTTGATACGGTCTTTCTCCACGACGAACTACCAGTTTCGGCTGACGGAAACGAGCCGGATCGGCGGCACGATTGGGTACATCCCGCCGGAGAGCTTCCAGAAGCTCCGCAGCAATGCGGCAACGGCAAAGTCGGACGTTTTCAGCTTCGGGATCGTGGTTCTGGAAGTGGCCACCGGGCGGCGGGCGGTGGACCTCTCGTCGCCGGACGATCAAATCTTCCTGCTAGATTGGATCCGGAGACTCGCGGACGAAGGTCGCTGCCTCGACGCCGTGGATCAAAGACTGCCGGATGGTACCTTTTCTTCGTCGGAGATGCGGCGGCTCATCCACCTCGGCCTCCTCTGCTCCCTCCACGACCCGCACGCACGGCCGACCATGAAATGGGTAATGGAGACTCTCTCGTCGGAGAGCAACTCAGCTGATGACCTCCCCTCTCTCCCAAGTTTCCAATCCCAACCGGGATACATCACCTTCTTTCCTTCCACCACCACGACATCCAAACCGCCCACCACTATATCCAACTTCGTCACCGCCGCGAACTCCACCCTGTTTTTAACCGCCGACGACGATGGCAGCGATAATCGCTGCCAAGCCGGAAAGAAAATGCCCATTGTAGACACGCCGCAGGAGATCCCATACGAGGAGATCGCGGCGATCACAAACAATTTCTCGGAGTCGCAGATGGTGGCCGAGATGGACTTCGGCACCGGCTACCGCGGCTACATTGACAACCGCTTCCCGGTGCTGGTGAAACGACTCAGGATGCGCACGTGCCCGGCGCTTCGAGCTCGGTTCGCCGGCGAGCTCCACAACCTGGCGAGGTTGCGTCACCGCCACCTCGTCCAGCTGCGCGGATGGTGCACGGAGCAGGGCGAGATGTTGGTCGTCTACGACTACTCCACCCCCAGTCTCCTCAGTCACCACCTCTTCCACCTCCGCACGGCGGCCTTGCCTTGGCGCCACCGCTACCACATCGTCAAGTGCCTCGCCTCCGCCGTGCTCTACCTCCACGAGGAGTGGGAGGAGCAGGTGATCCACCGTAGCATCACTTCCTCCGCCGTCTTCCTCGACCCGGAAATGAACCCCCGGCTCGGTGCCTTCGCGCTAGCTGAGTTCCTCTCCCGCAACTCGCACGGCCACTTCTCGGGGGCCCCCGCCGCGGCGGCGCGCGGCATTTTCGGGTACATGTCGCCTGAGTACGTGGAAACAGGGGAGGCAACAACGATGGCGGACGCGTACAGCTTCGGAATggtggtgctcgaggtggtgaGCGGGCAGATGGCTGTGGACTTCCGTCGGCCGGAGGTGCTTCTGGTGAAGAAGGTGTGGGGGTTGGAGGCGAGGAAGCGGCCGCTGGAGGAGCTCGCCGACGGGAAGCTGGAGGGGGAGTTCGATCGCGAGGAGTTGACCAGGCTGGTGAAGCTTGGGATTGCCTGCACGCGATCGAACCCGGAGAGGAGACCGAGGATGAGGCAGATCGTTAGCATATTGGACGGCAACGACGGGCTGCTGAAGGAATTAAGGCATAAGAAGGAGGGCAGAGGCGACTGGGAAGGGAAGAATGCTGCAACGCTGTCAATGGTTAGGAGAATTCAGGCACTTGGGATTCAGTGA